The nucleotide window tatccaagagTTAATCTAGTACGTCCATCAAGTATACTTATACAATTAGAATTAGGATTTAGTTCAATTAAAGTAATTCttgtataattaagatttgtattaattaaaataaatatcaattaatattaaACCATATTAAAGGAACTGATTTTGACCCATATGATAATATTAATTACCGGATTAAATCTTATAAATGGAGCAACAGTTTTCTTCCTCACCTTTGCCATGTTAGCTTCTGTTCTTGGCATAGTATCCAAGTTTGCAGGTGGCACCCACATCAGGGCCTGGGGGAATGACGGTCTAGCTGCTGCTGGTTCCCTAGCTTTTGGATACAAATCCCTATCACTACCATTAACTTCTTACTTGGAAAATATACCAATACCATTGTTAATTTGATTGTTGTTAATTTGATTTTTTCGATTATTTTCAGGTTGGCATGCAAGCAAATAAACCTAGGAGGGCACAGACGTTGGAGACTCAGGGTCGTGGAAGCATTTATAATAATCTTGACACCATCTTCTGTGATTTGATTTTCATCCCTTTTGTTTGGGACTATGAGGTCTGTTTTGGACTTGCTCATTTTTAATGTTTAGCCCATTTGTGGTTATGCCATTGCAAGCCAGCACATGAAAGAATAAAATATGAAGATGGGCCGGCTAAGATAGCGCTGCAAaacaataaattatgttttaagttttt belongs to Hevea brasiliensis isolate MT/VB/25A 57/8 chromosome 4, ASM3005281v1, whole genome shotgun sequence and includes:
- the LOC131179523 gene encoding membrane protein PM19L-like; protein product: MVTAGRNIAAPLLFINFILYVIALGFASWCLNRYINGKTYHPSFGGNGATVFFLTFAMLASVLGIVSKFAGGTHIRAWGNDGLAAAGSLAFGYKSLSLLIFRLACKQINLGGHRRWRLRVVEAFIIILTPSSVI